A region of Anopheles merus strain MAF chromosome 2R, AmerM5.1, whole genome shotgun sequence DNA encodes the following proteins:
- the LOC121591135 gene encoding mucin-12, translating into MASEDKSEHHRHWEMYPNRLSPGVDGPSPAASVPPDSRSAATTPNGSGMASAPASQTTGPNPAATARTYEQVYHDMLEQNFRNRIVQMDPSRSVSPKTVPSIAASEPTPSSSSSKKDEYITTVYNITPRELPATPSPHMTPGGAMILNGIGLSDGTKRSNLVPIMIPASKPALETATQQQTQQTSPYPKQLHTLAILPAEANTGNTPIGSTNPAAMLLQQQTADHAKTQQEIYKRIQLQHKPRVAPNTSLKALAQNADTVMHSQHQRPNMMLAIIKPKVKPPAPPHVYGAPDFGPTTQQQQHPPLKQYSPRLGRTGHRILSESEKVTVEYINEPPPAHSFPMEAPSATFTQTTSTAPSVASNPIPKGQSQMEALNLDTKHDTGSGGNLVKVVPVPAFPNTSINSPELNLTIAHVSPSTQESLREATFSNTSAASSMKQSLKESPLEARAPLKQPATLTNPLAKERPLVTTNQSLKECLAGTAYPGSRNLLKQPASSINPATKEKLRASLSGFKKESQKQSSGLTKANARESGLATASTSSTLDSPTQAGSIAKPALKECLLGASLPSAQESITQPAVVMHPKTKESLLGASVSSAQESINHPAVVMHPKTKDSPLGATSTSSLELLKQSAVAMNPKTKESFPGATSTSSLERLKQSAVGMDRKTKESPLEASLSSAQESTTQPAVVMHPKTKDSPLGATSTSSLELLKQSAVAMNPKTKDSPLGTTSTSSLELLKQSAVAMNPKTKESLPGATSTSSLELLKQSAVGMDRKTKESLLGATSTSSLELLKQSADGMDRKTKESPLEASLSSAQESITQPAVVMHPKTKDSPLGATSTSSLELLKQSAVAMNPKTKDSPLGTTSTSSLELLKQSAVAMNPKTKESLPGATSTSSLELLKQSAVGMDRMTKESPLEASLSSAQESITQPAVVMHPKTKASPLEASLSCAPEPLKQSAVAMNPKTKESLPGATSTSAVPMLKQPAMGMDLKIKENPLGASLSSAQESFNQPAVVMHRKIRESLLGATSSSAQEPLKQSAIAMYPKTKEVLPEGATSTTALELLKQPAMGMDLKKKENPPGASLTSAQKSINQPAVVMHRKIRETLIGTSLSSAPELAHKPSVVDMNPKTKASPLEASTSTQAVVMHPKRKESPLRATSSSAPEPPKQSAIGMNPKTKEILPGGAALTSTPEHLKPFAVGMNPKTKEILPGGAALTSAPEHLKPFAVGMNPKTKEILPGGATLTSATGLLMQSTVGMNLKSKEILPGGATLTSATGPLKQPTIAMNPKTKESLLATTSTTSSPRESLNQPNAIVIKPKKKECLLASVSTTTKEQLKPTGFLNPNTKERLQATLSTTAQESLNQLATVTHPGTAANYTKKKVQKVSAVPSAFNANAALWEQLQKYNLQHLLAQVMLQTNKAAAGVQTQTNQPQERIQPSSAHTVVPSAANSAPLAMATQSYHPAKTIAPAQSPATYDHLQRPFIASSPSTMTKLEYEQLLYQKIQAMKRKNPAKDTDPNKRRRSNPRPKRPTEAFLQNGPCYKVASRLPRCRECGRSAAVRSRNASIIFCRFIAFRKLKYNDSGQLEVYGFADPIWDAKEADTSLWSSNLQKVPADLSVEKSKFLLGQVGYKFCELFHQEKEAYYEHMAEDKTIAWKQAVQGVREMCDVCQTTLFNHHWVCSTCGFVVCIDCYKCRKNGIITADSSAKDKDANGWLLCSATKEPHDQTRLMLTQIIPSKCLYTLVRQMHGICALLEIPLNCDCPLTREPALRKIMDQLKFIYPLMPDEAGGSLEFTGGEVSVTIKHIEQMTMGGSNGKVVDGLKNEGSDPYECRIVFMQQYRECREQQNAWPSSCSGQEEANEAGKEKQSYSFDGFEREIHAAGDHFDERLYKATSVSKAPVKAEHEQDGDKMLTDSPDDEGVVLGTNSNESFVMERETEHQGGGGGVPNVKQESNGLVHNRTSNGSQEGSGNVPLKTECAVPVANGNGTANDNGTKEVPQTLPVPYSEEDRFKPSPTVDEKTVTMIIKQVVKTDKSIFPLLQPHMVSTRHQLNDFVECVSIQRERAKQFVAEFLDEFIFLKGQNGSDDLVNDRGTVDYNRSMKEGAARYRNKSERRMNLVQSKTLYPDVAHDWLCNGRLLRLLDPLDVHNYRVFHEQWERGQPVMVSAVSSKMNMDLWLPGSFGRDFGDQVNDLINCLNGKIVRGHPMRVFWEGFEELSERLLDERERPMMLKLKDWPPGDDFAEMMPTRFYDLMKSLPLAEYTRREGRLNLASRLSSFFVRPDLGPKMYSAYGSALHPTKGTTNLHLDISDAVNVMVYVGVPRDVPSARYNEKIVELIDSEDCDYLTRQRVRERKELPGALWHIYHAQDADKIRALLNRIELERGGTIKPNHDPIHDQKWYLDRNLRKRLQQEYHVEGYAIVQCAGDAIFIPAGAPHQVRNLHNCIKVAEDFVSPENVSHCLKLTNEFRHLSGTHSNHEDKLQIKNIIYHTVKDAVSCITNPLIRMARGEDERWAK; encoded by the exons ATGGCATCGGAAGACAAG AGCGAGCATCACCGTCACTGGGAAATGTATCCAAACCGATTATCTCCCGGGGTCGATGGCCCATCACCCGCCGCCAGTGTGCCGCCCGATTCGCGCTCAGCAGCAACGACTCCAAACGGTTCCGGCATGGCATCAGCACCTGCTTCCCAAACGACCGGACCCAACCCAGCTGCAACGGCAAGAACCTACGAGCAGGTGTACCACGATATGCTGGAACAGAATTTCCGCAATCGAATTGTGCAGATGGATCCATCACGTTCCGTATCGCCAAAGACCGTACCTTCTATAGCTGCTTCAGAACCGACGCCATCATCCTCCTCCAGCAAAAAG GACGAATACATAACGACGGTTTACAATATTACGCCACGCGAGCTGCCGGCAACGCCATCGCCTCATATGACACCGGGCGGAGCGATGATTCTCAACGGCATAGGGCTCTCGGATGGAACGAAACGCTCGAATCTGGTACCTATCATGATACCAGCTAGCAAACCGGCCCTGGAAACCGCAACACAGCAGCAAACCCAGCAAACGAGCCCTTACCCGAAACAGTTGCACACGTTAGCGATTCTGCCGGCTGAGGCAAACACTGGCAACACGCCCATCGGGTCGACCAATCCAGCAGCGATGTTGCTACAACAACAGACTGCTGACCATGCAAAAACGCAGCAAGAAATATACAAACGCATACAGCTGCAGCATAAGCCGCGCGTTGCACCGAACACTTCGCTGAAAGCGCTCGCACAAAACGCGGACACTGTCATGCACTCGCAGCATCAGCGGCCCAATATGATGCTTGCCATAATTAAGCCGAAGGTAAAACCACCTGCCCCGCCGCATGTGTACGGTGCGCCCGATTTCGGCCCTACgacgcaacagcaacagcacccaCCGCTGAAACAGTACAGTCCCAGGCTGGGACGCACCGGCCATCGCATTCTGTCCGAAAGTGAGAAGGTTACTGTTGAGTACATTAACGAACCGCCGCCCGCTCACAGCTTTCCTATGGAGGCACCGAGCGCAACGTTTACGCAAACGACAAGCACCGCACCTAGCGTTGCCTCCAACCCGATACCCAAAGGACAGAGCCAGATGGAGGCGCTCAACTTGGACACGAAGCATGACACCGGTAGCGGAGGAAATTTGGTTAAGGTGGTTCCTGTTCCCGCTTTTCCCAACACGTCCATCAACAGTCCGGAGTTAAATCTGACAATTGCCCACGTTAGTCCGAGCACCCAAGAAAGCCTTCGAGAAGCTACGTTCAGCAACACGTCAGCTGCGTCCAGTATGAAGCAAAGCTTAAAGGAAAGTCCTCTTGAAGCGCGGGCACCGCTAAAGCAGCCAGCAACGCTTACGAACCCGCTAGCAAAGGAACGTCCACTGGTAACCACGAATCAAAGCTTAAAAGAATGTCTTGCTGGGACTGCATACCCGGGCTCGCGGAACCTGCTCAAACAGCCTGCTTCCTCTATAAATCCGGCCACTAAGGAAAAACTTCGTGCCAGCCTTAGTGGCTTTAAAAAAGAATCACAAAAACAATCATCTGGCCTTACGAAAGCGAACGCGAGGGAAAGTGGTCTTGCTACGgcatccaccagcagcacactGGATTCGCCCACACAAGCAGGCAGCATTGCGAAGCCAGCCTTAAAAGAATGTCTTCTTGGAGCATCATTACCCAGCGCGCAGGAATCGATTACTCAGCCCGCAGTCGTAATGCATCCTAAGACGAAGGAAAGTCTTCTGGGAGCATCAGTATCCAGCGCACAGGAATCGATTAATCACCCCGCAGTCGTAATGCATCCGAAGACAAAGGATAGTCCTCTAGGAGCTACATCAACCAGCTCATTGGAACTGCTGAAACAATCCGCTGTCGCTATGAATCCGAAGACCAAGGAAAGTTTTCCAGGAGCTACATCAACCAGCTCATTGGAACGGCTTAAACAATCCGCTGTCGGTATGGATCGGAAGACAAAAGAAAGTCCTCTGGAAGCTTCATTATCCAGCGCGCAGGAATCGACTACTCAGCCCGCAGTCGTAATGCATCCGAAGACGAAGGATAGTCCTCTAGGAGCTACATCAACTAGCTCATTGGAACTGCTGAAACAATCCGCTGTCGCTATGAATCCGAAGACGAAGGATAGTCCTCTAGGAACTACATCAACCAGCTCATTGGAACTGCTGAAACAATCCGCTGTCGCTATGAATCCGAAGACCAAGGAAAGTCTTCCAGGAGCTACATCAACCAGCTCATTGGAACTGCTTAAACAATCCGCTGTCGGTATGGATCGGAAGACAAAAGAAAGTCTTCTAGGAGCTACATCAACCAGCTCATTGGAACTGCTTAAACAATCCGCTGACGGTATGGATCGGAAGACAAAAGAAAGTCCTCTAGAAGCATCATTATCCAGCGCGCAGGAATCGATTACTCAGCCCGCAGTCGTAATGCATCCGAAGACGAAGGATAGTCCTCTAGGAGCTACATCAACTAGCTCATTGGAACTGCTGAAACAATCCGCTGTCGCTATGAATCCGAAGACGAAGGATAGTCCTCTAGGAACTACATCAACCAGCTCATTGGAACTGCTGAAACAATCCGCTGTCGCTATGAATCCGAAGACCAAGGAAAGTCTTCCAGGAGCTACATCAACCAGCTCATTGGAACTGCTTAAACAATCCGCTGTCGGTATGGATCGGATGACAAAAGAAAGTCCTCTAGAAGCATCATTATCCAGCGCGCAGGAATCGATTACTCAGCCCGCAGTCGTAATGCATCCGAAGACGAAGGCGAGTCCTCTTGAAGCATCATTATCCTGCGCACCGGAGCCGCTTAAACAATCCGCTGTCGCTATGAATCCGAAGACCAAGGAAAGTCTTCCAGGAGCTACATCAACCAGTGCAGTTCCAATGCTTAAACAACCCGCTATGGGTATGGATCTGAAGATAAAAGAAAATCCTCTTGGAGCATCGCTATCCAGCGCGCAGGAATCGTTTAATCAGCCCGCAGTCGTTATGCATCGGAAGATTAGGGAAAGTCTTCTTGGAGCTACATCGTCCAGTGCACAGGAGCCGCTTAAACAATCCGCTATCGCTATGTATCCGAAGACGAAAGAAGTTCTTCCTGAAGGAGCTACATCAACCACCGCATTGGAACTGCTTAAACAACCCGCTATGGGTATGGAtctaaagaaaaaagaaaatcctcCTGGAGCATCGCTAACCAGTGCGCAGAAATCGATTAATCAGCCCGCAGTCGTTATGCATCGGAAGATTAGGGAAACTCTTATTGGAACATCATTATCCAGCGCACCGGAACTAGCGCATAAACCATCCGTTGTCGATATGAATCCGAAAACGAAGGCGAGTCCTCTTGAAGCATCAACCAGCACGCAGGCAGTCGTTATGCATCCGAAGAGGAAGGAAAGTCCTCTAAGAGCTACATCGTCCAGTGCCCCGGAACCGCCTAAACAATCTGCTATCGGTATGAATCCCAAGACGAAGGAAATTCTTCCTGGAGGAGCTGCTTTAACCAGCACACCGGAACACCTTAAACCATTCGCTGTCGGTATGAATCCCAAGACGAAGGAAATTCTTCCTGGAGGAGCTGCTTTAACCAGCGCACCGGAACACCTTAAACCATTCGCTGTCGGTATGAATCCCAAGACGAAGGAAATTCTTCCTGGAGGTGCTACCTTAACCAGCGCAACGGGACTGCTTATGCAATCCACGGTCGGTATGAATCTGAAGTCGAAGGAAATTCTTCCTGGAGGTGCTACATTAACCAGCGCAACGGGACCGCTTAAACAGCCCACTATCGCTATGAATCCGAAAACGAAGGAAAGTCTTCTTGCAACGAcatccaccaccagcagcccgCGAGAATCGTTAAACCAACCCAACGCCATCGTtataaaaccgaaaaaaaaggaatgtcTTCTTGCCAGCGTATCCACCACTACAAAGGAACAGTTAAAGCCGACAGGCTTTTTAAATCCAAACACCAAGGAAAGACTTCAGGCGACCCTTTCCACCACCGCGCAGGAATCGCTAAACCAGCTAGCGACCGTTACGCATCCGGGCACGGCAGCAAACTACACCAAGAAGAAAGTACAAAAAGTATCGGCAGTGCCATCGGCTTTTAATGCCAATGCAGCGTTGT GGGAGCAACTGCAAAAGTACAATTTGCAGCATCTGCTAGCGCAAGTGatgctgcaaacaaacaagGCCGCGGCGGGCGTTCAAACGCAAACGAATCAACCGCAGGAACGCATACAGCCGAGCTCAGCGCATACGGTAGTACCTTCGGCAGCCAACAGCGCACCATTAGCAATGGCCACCCAAAGCTATCACCCGGCAAAGACAA TCGCCCCAGCACAATCGCCGGCAACGTATGACCATCTGCAGCGGCCCTTCATTGCTTCGTCGCCCTCCACCATGACGAAGCTGGAGTACGAGCAGCTGCTGTACCAAAAAATCCAAGCCATGAAGCGGAAAAACCCAGCGAAGGATACCGATCCGAACAAGAGGCGCCGATCGAACCCGCGACCCAAGCGCCCGACGGAAGCGTTCCTGCAGAACGGGCCCTGCTACAAGGTGGCCTCCCGGTTGCCCCGCTGCCGGGAGTGTGGCCGCTCTGCTGCGGTACGGTCGCGGAATGCGTCCATCATCTTTTGTCGGTTTATTGCGTTCCGCAAGCTCAA GTACAATGATTCGGGACAGCTGGAGGTGTACGGGTTTGCCGATCCGATTTGGGACGCGAAGGAGGCAGACACCAGCCTGTGGAGCTCCAATTTGCAGAAAGTGCCAGCGGATCTGTCGGTGGAGAAGTCCAAATTTCTGCTCGGCCAGGTGGGCTACAAGTTTTGCGAACTGTTTCACCAGGAGAAAGAAGCGTACTATGAGCACATGGCTGAAG ATAAAACCATAGCCTGGAAGCAGGCGGTACAGGGTGTGCGTGAGATGTGTGACGTTTGCCAGACGACGCTGTTCAATCACCATTGGGTGTGTTCAACGTGCGGGTTTGTTGTGTGCATCGACTGCTACAAG TGTCGCAAAAATGGTATTATAACGGCAGACTCGTCAGCCAAGGACAAGGACGCGAACGGCTGGTTGCTGTGCAGTGCCACGAAGGAACCGCACGACCAGACCCGACTGATGCTGACGCAAATCATCCCGAGCAAATGTCTGTACACGCTGGTCCGCCAGATGCACGGTATCTGTGCGCTGCTGGAAATCCCGCTCAACTGTGACTGTCCGCTAACGAGGGAACCGGCGCTGAGAAAGATAATGGATCAGCTGAAATTCATTTACCCGCTCATGCCGGATGAAGCTGGCGGGTCGCTTGAATTTACCGGTGGAGAGGTGTCCGTTACGATCAAGCACATCGAGCAGATGACGATGGGTGGTAGCAATGGGAAGGTGGTGGACGGTTTGAAAAACGAAGGAAGCGATCCGTACGAGTGTCGCATCGTGTTTATGCAGCAATATCGGGAGTGTCGGGAGCAGCAAAACGCGTGGCCATCATCGTGCAGCGGACAGGAAGAGGCCAATGAGGCTGGCAAGGAAAAGCAAAGCTATAGCTTCGATGGTTTCGAGCGGGAGATTCATGCCGCTGGTGACCATTTCGATGAGCGGCTGTACAAGGCTACGTCCGTTTCGAAGGCACCGGTTAAGGCGGAACACGAACAGGATGGTGACAAAATGTTGACGGACAGCCCGGACGATGAGGGCGTTGTTCTGGGCACTAACAGTAATGAAAGTTTCGTTATGGAAAGGGAGACCGAACAtcagggtggtggtggtggtgtgcccAATGTGAAGCAAGAGTCAAACGGATTGGTACACAATCGGACGTCCAACGGGAGCCAGGAGGGCTCAGGCAATGTGCCACTGAAGACGGAATGTGCTGTGCCCGTAGCTAATGGGAACGGCACGGCGAATGACAATGGCACCAAGGAGGTGCCCCAAACGCTCCCGGTACCTTACAGCGAGGAGGATCGGTTCAAACCGTCCCCTACGGTGGACGAAAAAACGGTCACCATGATCATCAAGCAGGTGGTGAAAACGGACAAGAGCATTTTCCCGCTCCTGCAGCCGCACATGGTGAGCACGCGGCACCAGCTGAACGATTTCGTCGAGTGCGTCAGCATACAGCGCGAGCGGGCGAAGCAGTTCGTGGCCGAGTTTCTCGACGAGTTTATCTTCCTGAAAGGACAAAACGGCAGCGACGATCTGGTGAACGACCGCGGGACCGTGGACTACAATCGCAGCATGAAGGAGGGAGCTGCCCGGTACCGTAACAAGAGCGAGCGTAGGATGAACCTCGTGCAGTCGAAAACGCTCTACCCGGACGTGGCCCACGATTGGCTGTGCAATGGACGGCTGCTGCGGTTGCTCGACCCGCTCGACGTGCACAACTATCGCGTCTTCCACGAGCAGTGGGAACGGGGCCAGCCCGTGATGGTGTCGGCCGTCTCGAGCAAGATGAATATGGACCTGTGGCTACCGGGCTCGTTCGGGCGCGACTTTGGCGACCAGGTGAACGATCTGATCAACTGCCTCAATGGCAAGATTGTGCGCGGCCATCCGATGCGCGTGTTTTGGGAGGGCTTCGAGGAGCTGAGCGAGCGGCTGCTGGACGAGCGCGAGCGGCCGATGATGCTGAAGCTGAAGGATTGGCCGCCCGGGGACGATTTTGCCGAAATGATGCCGACCCGGTTTTACGATCTCATGAAGTCGCTCCCGCTGGCCGAGTACACGCGGCGCGAGGGTCGCCTGAACTTGGCCAGCCGGCTGAGCAGCTTCTTCGTGCGGCCCGATCTCGGGCCGAAGATGTACAGTGCGTACGGGTCGGCGCTACATCCGACCAAGGGCACCACCAACCTGCACCTGGACATTTCCGACGCGGTCAATGTGATGGTGTACGTGGGCGTACCGCGGGACGTACCGAGCGCCCGGTACAACGAGAAGATCGTCGAGCTGATCGACTCGGAGGATTGCGACTATCTGACGCGCCAGCGGGTACGGGAGCGGAAGGAGCTGCCCGGGGCACTGTGGCACATCTATCACGCGCAGGACGCGGACAAGATACGCGCCCTGCTCAACCGGATCGAGCTGGAGCGGGGCGGCACGATCAAACCGAACCACGACCCGATCCACGACCAGAAGTGGTACCTCGATCGCAACCTGCGCAAGCGGCTGCAGCAGGAGTACCACGTGGAGGGGTACGCGATCGTGCAGTGCGCCGGCGATGCCATATTCATACCGGCCGGGGCGCCCCACCAGGTGCGCAACCTGCACAACTGCATCAAGGTGGCGGAGGATTTCGTGTCGCCGGAGAACGTCTCCCACTGTCTGAAGCTGACGAACGAGTTCCGGCATCTGAGCGGGACGCACTCGAACCACGAGGACAAGCTGCAGATCAAAAACATCATCTACCACACGGTGAAGGATGCGGTCTCGTGCATAACGAACCCGCTGATCCGGATGGCACGCGGGGAGGATGAACGATGGGCCAAATGA